The following nucleotide sequence is from uncultured Draconibacterium sp..
TGGCCCGCACTACATAATCGATCACCAGAAAACGATATTCCTGGCCCGGGCAAAATTCTTCAACAATAACTTTTTTGGAAAACTTAAAAGCATTGTTGATGGCGGCAATTTGCTCTTCGCGGGATTTAATATTTGTACTTACTGCAATTCCATGATCGGTGTCAGCAGGTTTTACCACTGCCGGTAACGGAATTACATTCAGCACATCAGGTTGATAACCGGGCTTTAGTAAAATACCTTTTGCCTGATGAATACCTTTTCTCTGAAGAAACTGCCGTGTCATCCATTTATCGTTTGATATCCAAAAGGCAATCAAACTGTTGGCATCCGAAATGGTTCCTTCGTGAATAATGTATTCTTTATTGTTGTACTGAACTGAAATCAGGTTATTATCGGCATCAATAATCTCAAAATCCAATTTACGTCGAAGAATTTCAGCAATAATAATCTGGGTTGTTGCTTCAAAATGCTCGTAACCAGATAGCGGTTTAAAATTATAGTTGCTTTTTTCCATCTAAACAATTGGCTTTGCGGGTATATTAAAACATACCCAAGTGTAATAACTTTTGAAATTAACACTTTGTGTTTAGAATAGTTTTCGAAAGCACGAATTATTGCCTGTAATTTAAAGTTGAGGTGAAATGCGGCAACTTTTACTACCAAAAGTTACTTGTTAATTAGTTGAGATTACTATGCCATTTGCAATTGTTCTGGCGCCTTGATGATCAAAAACTTTATTGTCGGAAGGATAATTGATAATGCTCTTTTTTCGCAGCCACAATGTTGTTGAGCCACCTCCATCAAGATTCATGGCAGCCTTACAATTCAGTGCTTTC
It contains:
- a CDS encoding glutamate ligase, with translation MEKSNYNFKPLSGYEHFEATTQIIIAEILRRKLDFEIIDADNNLISVQYNNKEYIIHEGTISDANSLIAFWISNDKWMTRQFLQRKGIHQAKGILLKPGYQPDVLNVIPLPAVVKPADTDHGIAVSTNIKSREEQIAAINNAFKFSKKVIVEEFCPGQEYRFLVIDYVVRAIAWREPANVSGDGKSSIQQLVNEKNKGRGTDYTHPLLKINIDEEVIRHLNALSMTTETILKNGEKVYLRKNSNLSTGGDSIDVTDDIPDFYKNVAVEAAKSAGLKIAGIDIIIKDMEQPATHDNYIVVELNAPAMLSMHDYPYIGKNRHVEKYVLDSILNSK